One window of the Candidatus Jettenia sp. genome contains the following:
- a CDS encoding formylglycine-generating enzyme family protein: MIKIPEEKQPIPDGMILIPEGPFLMGSTKEDIDTLLDLDHNIEIDRLYNEFPQREVYLSAYLIDKYPVTNAQYKKFIESGGYTQKLFWSDAGWQFILQTNPLDSGDLDTVLQGEQQDCPVVNISWYEAEAFAKWTGKRMPTEAEWEKAARGMDGRIYPWGNVFDKTKLNCAELKIEKPTPVTQFPQGQSVCGCFDMAGNVWEWTADWYDSHYYEHAPHKDPQGPTIAEENPYFGRPEEVGISIYELKPSATSGSLNACKVLRGGSWNGSGVVHIRCANRDYDEPTYKNDTIGFRCAKSLG; encoded by the coding sequence ATGATTAAAATACCTGAAGAAAAACAACCTATTCCCGACGGTATGATACTTATCCCCGAAGGACCATTCCTCATGGGAAGTACAAAGGAGGATATCGATACATTATTAGACCTTGACCATAATATCGAGATTGATCGGTTATATAACGAATTTCCTCAAAGAGAAGTTTACTTAAGCGCTTATCTTATAGATAAGTACCCGGTCACTAATGCTCAATACAAGAAATTTATCGAATCTGGAGGTTATACGCAAAAATTATTCTGGTCAGATGCTGGATGGCAGTTTATCTTACAGACAAATCCTTTGGACAGTGGTGATCTTGACACTGTTCTGCAGGGCGAGCAACAAGATTGTCCCGTTGTAAATATTTCGTGGTATGAGGCTGAGGCTTTTGCGAAATGGACGGGGAAAAGGATGCCTACTGAAGCAGAATGGGAAAAGGCCGCCCGTGGAATGGATGGTAGGATCTATCCATGGGGTAATGTCTTCGATAAAACAAAATTGAATTGTGCTGAGTTAAAGATTGAAAAACCAACTCCGGTTACTCAATTCCCGCAAGGACAAAGTGTCTGCGGATGTTTTGATATGGCAGGAAATGTGTGGGAATGGACAGCTGATTGGTATGATAGTCATTATTATGAGCATGCTCCTCATAAAGATCCACAAGGGCCAACTATAGCAGAGGAAAATCCCTACTTCGGAAGGCCCGAAGAGGTTGGCATCTCTATTTATGAATTAAAACCTTCAGCAACCAGTGGGTCCCTGAACGCATGTAAGGTATTGCGGGGAGGCTCGTGGAATGGGTCTGGTGTAGTTCATATCCGATGTGCGAACCGGGATTATGATGAACCTACTTACAAAAATGATACGATCGGCTTCCGATGTGCTAAATCTCTGGGGTAA
- a CDS encoding DUF488 domain-containing protein, which produces MIYLKRAYDAPSKDDGYRVLVDRIWPRGVSKEKAHIHSWLKEIAPSNELRKWFGHDPEKWEEFRNRYYRELENQSEVVEQLARKAGEGTLTLVFAAKNKGFNNAVALKEYLEKRRSKE; this is translated from the coding sequence ATGATTTATTTAAAAAGAGCTTATGACGCCCCTTCGAAAGACGATGGCTACCGGGTGTTGGTAGACCGGATATGGCCTCGCGGTGTTAGTAAGGAAAAAGCACATATTCATTCCTGGCTCAAGGAGATTGCACCAAGCAACGAGCTTCGGAAATGGTTTGGTCACGACCCGGAGAAATGGGAAGAGTTCAGGAATCGTTATTATCGGGAACTGGAAAATCAATCTGAAGTGGTAGAACAACTTGCGAGGAAAGCTGGCGAAGGAACATTGACCCTCGTATTTGCTGCTAAAAATAAGGGCTTTAATAACGCAGTCGCCCTCAAGGAATACCTGGAGAAAAGGCGAAGTAAGGAATAA
- a CDS encoding cupin domain-containing protein has protein sequence MKIVSLSDLPEEGVSHNPEIKKKVLLKKDEIPNVTGFSQARITPGQIAGSHAHDDRYEIFFFEEGKGVVRIDDKEYPVEKGVCITIEPGEIHTIINTASSDLVLTYFGVKTERKPVVKDYLAGRFGIFRKVSNVLTSKEFKRARYKAEIYAHNPEKTKKLLDKAVKKTKRKKQGPVSQAWQYLSALIRMVRAYIRGDYKEIPWESIVLSIAAIIYFVSPVDFMPDFIPVIGYLDDMAVIAFVVKSVKTDMDNFLQWENEQSEALK, from the coding sequence ATGAAAATTGTATCACTTTCAGACCTGCCAGAGGAAGGTGTATCCCATAACCCTGAAATAAAGAAAAAGGTGTTGTTGAAGAAAGATGAAATACCCAATGTAACGGGTTTTTCTCAGGCACGCATCACACCTGGCCAAATAGCTGGCTCCCATGCCCACGATGACAGGTATGAAATCTTCTTTTTCGAAGAGGGTAAGGGAGTTGTCCGAATCGATGATAAAGAATACCCGGTTGAAAAGGGTGTTTGTATTACGATCGAACCTGGAGAAATCCATACTATTATTAATACGGCATCCTCCGATCTTGTTCTTACTTACTTCGGAGTAAAGACTGAAAGAAAACCCGTAGTAAAAGACTACCTGGCCGGAAGATTCGGAATATTCAGAAAGGTCAGCAATGTGCTGACATCAAAAGAGTTCAAAAGAGCCAGATATAAGGCAGAAATATACGCACATAACCCGGAGAAAACGAAAAAACTTCTTGATAAAGCAGTCAAAAAAACAAAACGTAAGAAGCAGGGACCTGTTAGCCAGGCATGGCAATACCTTTCAGCGCTAATCCGGATGGTACGGGCTTACATTCGTGGCGATTATAAGGAAATCCCGTGGGAATCGATCGTTTTATCGATAGCTGCCATTATCTATTTTGTTTCTCCCGTCGACTTTATGCCAGATTTTATTCCCGTAATTGGTTACCTTGATGATATGGCTGTTATTGCATTTGTAGTAAAATCAGTCAAGACCGACATGGATAACTTCCTGCAGTGGGAAAATGAACAAAGCGAGGCGCTCAAATAA